Proteins encoded together in one Canis lupus dingo isolate Sandy chromosome 34, ASM325472v2, whole genome shotgun sequence window:
- the LOC112662681 gene encoding dipeptidyl peptidase 1-like, producing the protein MIVIDENLTGINIRFKARVVRPAWPSASAPRHGPRRHGSPASPLLSAALLLLSGFGAAHHDTPANCTHPELLGTWVFQVGPAGSRSVNCLVMGPPEKKVVVHLEKLDTAYDNFGNTGDFTIIYNQGFEIVLNDYKWFAFFKYKEEGHRVTSYCNETMTGWVHDVLGRNWACFTGTKMGTTSEKAKVNTKHIERLQENNSNRLYKYNYEFVKAINTIQKSWTATRYIEYETLTLRDMMRRAGGRKIPRPKPTPLTAEIHEEISRLPTSWDWRNVRGTNFVSPVRNQASCGSCYAFASTAMLEARIRILTNNTQTPILSPQEIVSCSQYAQGCEGGFPYLIAGKYAQDFGLVDEACFSYAGSDSPCKPNDCFHYYSSEYHYVGGFYGACNEALMKLELVRHGPMAVAFEVYDDFFHYQKGIYYHTGLRDPINPFELTNHAVLLVGYGTDSASGMDYWIVKNSWGSRWGEDGYFQICRGTDECAIESIAVAATPIPKL; encoded by the exons ATGATAGTGATTGATGAAAACCTCACTGGAATTAATATAAGG TTTAAGGCACGCGTGGTGCGGCCGGCCTGGCCCTCGGCCTCTGCTCCCCGCCACGGACCTCGCCGGCATGGATCCCCGGCCAGCCCGCTGCTGTCCGCTGCACTCCTGCTGCTCTCCGGCTTCGGCGCCGCGCACCACGACACGCCTGCCAACTGCACCCACCCTGAGCTGCTGGGCACGTGGGTCTTCCAGGTGGGCCCCGCGGGGTCCCGCAGCGTCAACTGCTTGGTGATGGGaccaccagaaaaaaaagtaGTGGTGCATCTTGAGAAGTTGGACACGGCATATGATAATTTTGGCAATACGGGCGATTTTACCATCATTTACAATCAAGGCTTTGAGATTGTGTTGAATGACTACAAGTGGTTTGCCTTTTTTAAGTATAAAGAAGAGGGTCACAGGGTCACCAGTTACTGCAACGAGACCATGACCGGATGGGTGCATGATGTGCTGGGCCGGAACTGGGCTTGTTTCACTGGAACCAAGATGGGAACTACCTCTGAAAAAGCGAAGGTGAACACAAAACACATTGAGAGGCTCCAGGAAAACAATTCTAATAGGCTCTACAAATACAACTATGAGTTTGTGAAAGCGATCAATACCATTCAGAAGTCTTGGACTGCAACCAGATACATAGAATATGAGACTCTCACCTTGAGAGACATGATGAGGAGAGCTGGTGGCCGGAAAATCCCAAGGCCTAAACCCACACCACTGACTGCTGAAATACATGAAGAGATTTCACGTTTGCCAACATCATGGGACTGGAGAAATGTTCGTGGTACCAATTTTGTTAGTCCTGTTCGAAACCAAGCATCTTGTGGAAGCTGCTACGCATTTGCATCTACAGCTATGTTGGAAGCAAGAATCCGTATACTAACCAACAATACTCAGACTCCAATTTTGAGTCCTCAGGAGATTGTCTCTTGCAGCCAGTATGCTCAAGGCTGTGAAGGTGGCTTCCCGTACCTCATCGCAGGAAAATATGCCCAAGATTTTGGGTTGGTggatgaggcctgcttctcctacgCAGGCTCTGATTCTCCATGCAAACCAAATGACTGCTTCCATTACTACTCCTCTGAGTACCACTATGTGGGAGGTTTCTATGGGGCCTGCAATGAAGCCCTGATGAAGCTTGAGCTGGTCCGTCACGGGCCCATGGCAGTTGCTTTTGAAGTCTATGATGACTTCTTCCACTACCAGAAGGGAATCTATTACCACACTGGCCTGAGAGACCCTATCAACCCCTTTGAACTCACTAATCATGCTGTTTTGCTGGTGGGCTATGGTACTGACTCAGCCTCTGGGATGGATTACTGGATTGTGAAAAACAGCTGGGGCTCTAGGTGGGGTGAAGATGGTTACTTCCAGATCTGCAGAGGAACAGATGAATGTGCAATTGAAAGCATAGCAGTGGCAGCCACACCAATTCCTAAATTGTAG